In the Anolis sagrei isolate rAnoSag1 chromosome 1, rAnoSag1.mat, whole genome shotgun sequence genome, TTCAGTGATTGCTTGATATCGCccacaaaacacaaagcaaattttGAGTTAAAAATAAAAACGTAAGCTAAAAGGTTATCAGAACTATCTAAAGAAATGAAGAGACAACCATTTGGATCCTGGACACTTGGGACTACACACCACAGTGCCTCATTTTTATGTTTCTGTTTTGACAGTATAACAAAATAgtttggaattttaaaatgatGGTAATTACCAGTGACCTCTCTGCATATTATTTACTCAGAAGCAGGATAGTTCAGTGGGACCAACTCCCAGGTAAATGGACTTATAACCTTCAAATGATTACAAATGAATAAAAcgacagtagagtctcgctcatccaatgttctgtatcatccaacgcagtctgcctcccgcccggatccacagttgtttcaatacattgcgatgttttagtgctaaattcgtaaatacagtaattactacatgtagagaaatgtttattatagagtgtttattatactgtatttaaactgcatttatgtattacatttattgccatggcctagctgtgagggataggttgccatggtgacaagacaaagcctcagaggaggtgggcggagcttaaggaggaaaaggtttgaaagtggcagttaagctccagtccggtggacgagacccggggaagaggagagtcagttagggctctgtggttgtgaagctgtgagaattcagcagttcttagaatttgtgaatattcttcagcaagagagctgaaggtgttaccttgttagattacttaggttaaagaatctaacagagggggttttaaggatcgccagtaaggaaagactggtgatcagtggtttgttccgagtatagggcaaacagtgtggacattcacaatagggaactctgaaatagtataagcacttcactaaagaaggagtttgtagatttgtaacattcagaaggctgaatgtatctcaaaccagccattttgtaacatcaagccttgtgccaagttcaaactctcaaaactgcaacaattacgttctgttaacaataaaacttgctcTCTTTgtgtttcaaacctgcctcctccattgcttttatgcttggtgcattccacactaccaaaatcacctcacaacacaactaaggataaacagagacataaaccagcgtctctaaacatattggtggcagcttaattgatatttaaaagaaggttcctcacagaatattggtgacattaaagaagattaatacttcctcacataatttttggtggcatctagtgggattagcgcttctttACACTACATAACATTGccgtgtattgaattgctttttctgttgatttgttgtaaaacatgatgttttcgtgtttaatttgtaaaatcataatgtaatatgatgtttaataggcttttccttaatccctccttattatccaacatttttgcttatccaacgttctgctggcctgtttatgttggataagcaagactctactgtaacaatCTTTGCCCAGCCTGCTATATAGCTTAATTTTAAGTAACTGTTTTGAAAACAGAGAGTAGAATCAATACCATCAGTTTAAATAAGATTTACTTAGAAAGTAAATCTTAATTAAATTGCAAAATTTCAAATGCTGTGAAAAATTCAGCATGTCAGTTTCTACAGTAAGAATAAAATACTTTTCTTAGGTATATCTATTTTTTTCTGTTAGCCAAAGACATCAATAACAAAATGAACACTTAGTCCTGAAGATATGCCTTTATGACTTTCATCTATATATTTTCTCATGCAATCATTTTCTTTTGGTAACTGTTTTCAACTCTACAATAAATTCAACTTCAAGAATGGCTGTTGTCCTATAGGCCAGACTCACAGCTTACCCAAGGGCCAATAAGTAGTCCCTGAACATCTTCATAGTGCACAAATTAGGTCAGGACCCACACAGTGTGCAGACAGACGGACACAATGTGGATGGTAATCCAGTTGGGGAAACATGTCTGCCATGATTTGTAGGAAGGTACCATCTTGCTTGCAGGAGTGTGCTCAGAAGAAACCCATTTACTTGGTTTTATTCCATTTGTAGCAGAAGTGGCCATATAGAATATGGATTTCTTAGTCCCTGCATTTTTCACAATTGTACTCACTACTTTCACCTTCTGTCTTCCTAGAGTCCTTTTCCAACTTTTGAAAGACACCAAAGGAGACAATGAAGCTTGGTGCCAAGGCCGGGAAACTGTAATCTTGCAGATTCCCATAAACTCCGAACAGCTTGGCTAACAGTCAGATATGTTGAGTGTGCACCATATATTCTACAATCTTGTTCCAAGCTAGAGgttttcaaactaaggcccgagtgccagatacggccctccaaggtcatttacccggctctcactcagggtcaacctaagtctgaaaggacacaacaacaacaatcctatctcaccagccaaaagaaggcccatacttcccattgaaatactattaagtttatatctgttaaaattgttcttcattataattattgtattgttttaagtgtttttttgcactacaaataagatatgtgcagtgtgcataggaattaattcattcatgttttgttttgttttgtttttccccaaattataatctggccctccaacagtttgagggactgtgacctggctctctgtttgaaaagtttgaggaccgctgTTCTAAGCTATGTTTCAAAAATAGATCCCATCTGAAATATGGGAAGTTGAGCATTACACAATTCAGATTAACACCGTTGTAGTCTACACTGCAAAGTTGTGGGGCAGAGGACACGACACCAGGCTCGAAAGGCAGGAAGGACTTGTGTTTGCTCTAGTTAATCTGTTTGGACCATGATGAAGAAGCAGCTTCCACTGAAATCTGCTTCCAGTGAAATGTGTTCAGGACTGTAGTGTCAAAGACAGAACATGCCAGACAAACTCAAAACAAGTTCTCTGTAGGACATATTCGATGCCATAAGGAACACCCAGTCATAGGGAGATGACTTCAGTCATCCAGACCATTAATCCATCCATTGTCCCAAACCCGATTCCCTACATATAGTCAGACCAAAAACTTCAGTGTCCCTTATCACTGTCTACTATGCCTTGACATAATCTTCCCAAGCCATTCCAGAAGTTAACAAGGTCTCAAAATGGGGCCTTCTGCATGCAGTTCATGAGCTTCACTCCTGAGCTATGGCCATTCTTCACCTTCACTTTGCCCTTTCAATGGGCTTGACACAAGATTAGAAAATAGCACAATATAAAATTAGCCTCATGAGGCCAATTCGGCCATGCAAAAAGTAATATTTGGATATGGCTACATTTACTCAGATCACAGTTATGTCCAACAGTTTTCCAATGGAACATTTCATAAGCAACAATGGACTTAAGACGAGTGCCAAAgcgagcaaaaaaaaaaaaaggaggcacATATTCAAATTGCTTCAGtataattctttttctttttaaggctATGAAGTAGTACAGGGCATTGTTTCCAGAGGAAATCTTTTCTAAAACGTCATCCTTTGGGCCACATTTACAATAATATGTATCTTGGACATGGAGGACCAGATATGCCCCAATTGCATCAGTGCAAATCGATTTCTCCGAAAAGTGGAGTGCAATTTGGCTCAATACACACTGGAATAGCACATGATAAGCAGACACCTGCACATTTAATAACGTCATCTGCATAACAAGTCCCTGATTTCCCCCCTACTCTTGAACGATACACAGAAACTGATACAGTAGTATACAAGGTGTCAAAGAAGAGTGTTCCTTTCGGCTGAAAAATGGCAGCTTCCATCTTGCTACACATCATGACATAGTCAtccaaaaatatataacaaatatCAGACAAATTGCTATCCCATGTGCTCTTCCCTTTGATAATGCAATCTAGCTTCAGTAGTGCTTCCTCTTTCCCAGATGTCCAATTCCAGAGCAGGCAAGGGAGGATGTACTCTTCAGGAGACACAAGATGCCCATAGACCTTATGTCAGAAAATAATCTTGCTTTCTTTTAAAACTGTCCTGCTCAAAATTACTGCTTACAGCAAGAAGAGCTGGTTTCCGAGAAACTCCCTACCACGTTTTTATGAAGGTGAAATTGGTTCTGCTCTTTGTAAGAAATTGTATTTTCTCCCATCCTGGTTGCTCCTCTTAAAGTGAACGCTGCAAGTTTATAAACAGAAAGTGGAGGGTGGAGGAAATTTCACAGCATACCATACACGTCAAAAGAACGGAGGTGTCATTTTAGTTTATTGGAACCAGGggcttctcctccctctttttccagaCATTGGTTTTGCTCTCTCTCTTAGGCACGGGTATCCTTCCCCGCTTTTTGGCTGGAGGAGGGCTGGCCTCCCGCTCTTTTGCCACGGTGTCCTTCTTCTCAGGGATCTCTTCTGCTTGCTGGCCTATAGCGGGATCACTCCCTCCATCCGGCATATCCTTCACTGTCTGATCCTCCGGCGTGCAAACTGTGGTCCCACTTTCACTACTACTCAGATCCAAGTCTTCCAGGTAGAGGACCTTGGAATGCTGTACgcttttaatgaatgttttctcTCGCTCCAGTTTCCGACTGAGATTATGTTCATTCATATCCACTCCAGAGTCCAAGCTAGTGTCATTGCTCTCCGTCTTCCTACCCTTCTTGAGATCAATGAATGAGTGCCTCACTTGAGCTATTGGTTTGCCATCCAGGGACACAAACCATGCTCTCGGGTGCGAAGACGGTTTCCCCTTCGATAGTTCCAGTAAGGTTTGCTCAGATATTCCTTGAAGCTCTGATGAAAATGGAGTCATTACGACAGCTTCATTTAGTGTACCTGGGACAGAAACAGACTCCAGCAAACTATTTGTGTAACGTCCCCAATTTGCAGCCTGAGGAGACAGGCCCTGTTGCCTATCTAATGCAGCTGTCTCATCGCTGGAAGTTGGCACCTGTAGGTGAGAATGCACTGGCATTTTGGGTAATGTCTGAGTGTAGCCTTCCCGACTCAGGGGCTCCATCATTGGACTATAGACTAATTGTCCTTTTCTTGGCAAAGTAGCTGACTTGGTGGCATGCAACTGCTCTGGGGTGTGGAAAAGGTCAGCCGTTTGAAGAATGGCAATGGGCTGACTGTAAATATGCACTAACTGTTCTGGGAGGACCGAAATCCCATACATTTCCCCATTGGTTGGGAGATATAGGTTTGGTTCTTGCATGTCTCCAGAGGGTGACATGCCTCCATTGGTGTGGCTGGCTGGCTGTGAATGCCTCACTGCCATGTTGGGTTCCAAGGAGTGGGGTGTGCTCCTGTGAAGGGTATTCTTATCGGAGGACTGGAACGAAGCATCTTCGGTGTAGATTTTACAAGTATCATGgcctctcctctcttccccttccgcTGACGTCCCTCTCTGGGGGCTGTAAGAGGCTATTCTCGAAGAATAGAACTGAGCTTTGGCCTCCGGTTTCAGTGACACCTTTGCAATCCCAAGGTGGTTCATGTGACTTGTTGATGTTGTCTGATCCTTTCTTAAGATATCCAGTTTAGTggtgtttttccttctcttttttgacCAATGACATTTATCcctaaagaaagaagggaaggaaaaaagaaaaaaaagaatgctgAAAGTGTACCACGTACATCACTCCAAACTCTGACTAAagtataaatgtaattttaaattgttttaattttatgtgctaatagtggttgttttatcattttatttaatattgttttatactcatgtatggTTTATGTTATTTATTGCACTACAGCGTCTTGTAAGCtgccaagtcccttttgggagatggcggcaggatataaataaagattattattattattattattattattattattatgcagaataatcacaggatgtcttaaatctacacctgttgatactagctggcattgcccccctcccccctgaagTGCGACGGGAAGtagctgctaaatgtgagagaaataaggttgaacactgtgaaagccacccacgaCATGGCTACCCGCCTCCTCCCAGgaaactcaaatcaaggaaaagctttatgagaactaccactcctcttggcatccctccagcaacagcaagggtatccctctgggcagctaaaccagaaatCCCAACTGGTTGGCCCCCCACGAGGTTCCTcccccaggggcaaaccaagaatgggcaacttggaagtccctgaacagactcagaagtggagtgggcagatcaaaagacagcctggcaaaatggcactacctagaagaatcccacaccttgtgtgactgtggagcagaagagACAACTCCGCATTGGTAtgcttttatttgtcgtgtcagaacgaccagtctaacagaacaaagcaaacaaacagaaaagtacacaacttgtgagtttggtagctggttaaatgtcctttgaccagtatctggccacttggagtgcttccggtgttgctgcaagaaggtcctccattgtgcatgtggcagggctcaggttgcattgcagcaggtggtcagtggtttgttcttctccacactcgcatgtcgaggattctactttgtagccccatttctgaaggttggctctgcatctcgtggtgccagagcgcagtctgttcaatgccttccaagtcgcccagtcttctgtgtgcccaggagggagtctctcatttggtatcagccattggttgaggtgctgggtttgagcctgtcacttttggactctcgcttgctgaggtgttccagcgagtgtctctgtagctcttagaaaactatgtctagatttaagtcgttggcgtgctggctgatacccaaacaggggatgagctggagatgtctctgccttggtcctttcactattggctgctacttcccggcggatgccaggtggtgcaataccggctaagcagtgtaatttctccagtggtgtagggcgcagacaccccgtgataatgcggcatgtctcattaagagctacatccactgttttagtatggtgagatgtgttccacactgggcatgcatactcagcagcagagtagcacagcgcaagggcagatgtcttcactgtatctggttgtgatccccaggttgtgccagtcagcttacgtatgatattgtttctagcacccactttttgcttgatgttcaggcagtgcttcttgtaggtaagagcacggtccagagtgactcccaggtatttgggtgcgctgcaatgctccagtgggattccttcccaggtgatcttcagagctcgggatgcttctctgttcttgagatgaaaggcacatgtctgtgttttagatgggttagggatcagctggttttccctgtagtaggcagtaagagcacctagagcttcggagagcttctgttctacagtcttaaagctccctgcttgagcagtaatggcacgatcatctgcatagatgaaactctctgtcccttctggcagtggctggtcatttgtgtagatgttgaacatggatggagcgagcacgctcccctgaggcaggccattcttctgtttccgccatctgcttctctggccctgaaactcaacaaaaagttcctgttttgtagcaggtttcctatgaggcgggtgaggtggtagtcctttgtgatattatacatttttctcaggaggaggcggtggttcacagtatcataggctgctgacaggtctatgaagacagctcctgtgatctgctgccttccaaagccatcttctatgtgctgagtcaggttcagcacttgcaatgtgcagcttttgccttttctgaagccagcttgctgtgggatcagacaggggtctattttttccataattctatgcaaaataagtctctccagaactttgtagaggtggcacagcagggagattggtctgcttgtccactatgtcctgctttatgtacagaggaagaattgttggaggctacagacaatgccattgctgttgcctgtttttggtcaaaagatatttagccacctgcgcgcCTTCTatatttatcagttttatactaatttatgcaatgcttttgatacataataataataataataataataataataattattattattattattattattaaattgagcTATGTTCATCATAGTATTGTCAGGTAAGAGTTTCCATCTATGCATCTGACATTGCTCATGCTCACTTTGTTATTGTCTGCATTAGCTCTGGCATTCTCTAAACAGAAATGCTTGGAATGAAATTTATCTTTCTTGACCAGTGCAGTGAATAGGCAGGATTGAAGGCAGTGGCAGGACTTGGCTGATCCTCTGGTCAAAGTTATTGTTTGTTAACTGTTTGCCTTGCTGTTCTGTTTCAGGGCTCGTCctaggcccattctacactatAACCCATATTATCAAAGCGGATGGTGAAATAAAGAATCTATTTTGTTTAGGATTTTgccaaatggtgtgtgtgtgataCACATCTGCATCTGCTTCTTTTGTTTATGTATCAGATATCTTAATGAACAACATATAAAGGTAATATTTAGAATTATTAAGCATTTTAGGAACATTGTACAAACTGTGGAAGATGACTTTTAGTCTACCACTCAGTTGCTATGGACAATGAAATGTCCAATGAGAAGCCCATAAAGAGGAGATGAGCCCAACAGTACCTTTCAGCTCATGGTTTCCTGCAACTAGTATTGAGAGGTATTTTGCCTATggtattacatgtaatgttaaaGCTTGAGAAAGTTAATTTTAGGATTCCAAAACTCTCACACACAGTATAGCCACTGACCATGCTATCTGTGGATGGTCAGCTTGCACAGTATCATCCAAAAGGTGATCTCTTCAAGCTCTGGGCAACATATATTCATCATGACTAGTCGTCACTGACAGTGTCATTCTCCATGAATTTGCTTATTGTTATCTTAAAGCTGCTTCCACAGGCTTCTCCTATCTTTTGATGCCTTGCTTTTGGACACCCTGCTCTTTCACCACTTGCAAATTACAGATACATTGCTTTAATTTGACTGTGGCTTTGCTCCTTCACCAGTTCATATTGCATATGAGGCTCACCTGGGACTTTGCATGCACACGTGTGGTCTCTGGGCTTGCCTAAAGAAAGAGCAGACCTCTCCTTGAATCACTTTTGAATATATGGAAGAACTTTTAAAGCTTTCTCACATATTCAAAAGTCCTATACAGTGTATTATTTACATCTTCCAGCAGCCAAAATGCATTCCCCTTTTCAACCAATTCCACTTTTGACAGCACTCTGGTCCCTAACCTATCACATAAGTTAGGGCTTCCTGTACATGTGGGCAGTACATGCTgtttaaatatgtttaaaatcaAAACCAAACTGAGTCGAAGAGTGCATCTAAattgcagaataaatgcagtttgaaaccactttagccATCATGGCTc is a window encoding:
- the FAM171B gene encoding protein FAM171B; translated protein: MPPGTCGRFSSSSWRCLLLGLWLLLQSHPGSAASTSSSASVDLSLGRRPRQQQQQQNPRAAVLASTDPSSPLAAPGSTFTLKVQVNDIISHQYLRQAVVEIFVNYTKTNSTFTGNNGAVLIRVPYQLGLSLTIVSYKDGYMLTPLPWKTGRMPIYSSVTLSLFPQSQANIWLFDDTILITGKLSDAKSQPSVQFPKYLIKLPITHHITNITAYLTVPHQFLKVDHFLYTIGILSNKSGFKSVELTPLAAICVNLFSAGKELNVDGPIHIMLPLLPTSAAKVGDRIPAWTFDMKTGAWINRGLGMVRDAGDHLVWTYTAPSLGYWIAAPLPGARGSIMNTVAQDITAYHTVFLTAILGGTIVIIIGFFTVLLCYCRDKCHWSKKRRKNTTKLDILRKDQTTSTSHMNHLGIAKVSLKPEAKAQFYSSRIASYSPQRGTSAEGEERRGHDTCKIYTEDASFQSSDKNTLHRSTPHSLEPNMAVRHSQPASHTNGGMSPSGDMQEPNLYLPTNGEMYGISVLPEQLVHIYSQPIAILQTADLFHTPEQLHATKSATLPRKGQLVYSPMMEPLSREGYTQTLPKMPVHSHLQVPTSSDETAALDRQQGLSPQAANWGRYTNSLLESVSVPGTLNEAVVMTPFSSELQGISEQTLLELSKGKPSSHPRAWFVSLDGKPIAQVRHSFIDLKKGRKTESNDTSLDSGVDMNEHNLSRKLEREKTFIKSVQHSKVLYLEDLDLSSSESGTTVCTPEDQTVKDMPDGGSDPAIGQQAEEIPEKKDTVAKEREASPPPAKKRGRIPVPKRESKTNVWKKREEKPLVPIN